One Marinifilum sp. JC120 DNA window includes the following coding sequences:
- the glpX gene encoding class II fructose-bisphosphatase encodes MEAPQRNLALDLVRVTEAAALASARWLGRGDKNAGDQAAVDAMRLSFNSLEISGTVVIGEGEKDHAPMLYNGEKLGVGEGPGMDVAVDPVEGTNLLAYGRPNAISVVGVAPTGMMLDPGPSYYMQKLVVPTAARNMVDINAPVKDNLVKIAKALNKDVDDLVVFVLEKPRHHGLIQEIRDAGARIQLHTDGDVAGALMVVDPRSPVDVMIGTGGTPEGVLAACAIRIMGGEMFAKFDPQSESEKEALEEQGYDLRNIMTVNDLVKSDDIFFSATGISGGTFLRGVRYLGYGAETTSLVMRGKTGTVRHIEAVHTWDKLMKISAVKYD; translated from the coding sequence ATGGAAGCTCCCCAGAGAAATTTGGCTCTTGACCTTGTTAGGGTAACCGAAGCTGCGGCACTGGCTTCCGCCAGATGGCTGGGCCGGGGTGACAAAAACGCCGGTGATCAGGCTGCGGTCGATGCCATGCGCCTCAGTTTTAACAGCCTGGAAATCAGCGGTACAGTTGTTATCGGTGAAGGCGAGAAAGACCACGCCCCCATGCTCTACAATGGCGAGAAACTGGGTGTTGGCGAAGGTCCGGGCATGGATGTTGCCGTGGATCCCGTAGAAGGCACTAATCTGCTGGCATACGGTCGTCCTAACGCCATCTCTGTTGTCGGTGTTGCTCCTACTGGAATGATGCTTGATCCGGGTCCCAGCTACTACATGCAGAAGCTGGTTGTACCTACCGCCGCAAGGAACATGGTCGACATCAACGCTCCGGTCAAGGACAACCTCGTTAAGATTGCTAAAGCCCTGAACAAGGACGTGGACGACCTCGTTGTTTTCGTTCTGGAAAAACCGAGACATCACGGCCTGATTCAGGAAATTCGTGATGCCGGGGCACGTATCCAGCTGCACACCGACGGTGATGTTGCCGGTGCACTCATGGTTGTTGATCCCCGCAGTCCCGTTGATGTTATGATCGGAACCGGCGGTACTCCCGAGGGTGTACTTGCTGCCTGCGCTATCCGCATCATGGGCGGCGAGATGTTCGCAAAATTCGATCCTCAGTCCGAGTCCGAGAAAGAAGCTCTCGAAGAGCAGGGCTATGATCTGCGTAACATCATGACTGTTAATGATTTGGTTAAGAGTGATGATATTTTCTTTTCCGCCACTGGTATTTCCGGTGGAACCTTCCTGCGCGGTGTCCGTTATCTCGGTTATGGCGCGGAAACCACTTCTCTGGTCATGCGCGGCAAGACCGGAACCGTACGCCATATTGAAGCTGTCCACACATGGGATAAGCTGATGAAGATCAGTGCAGTTAAGTACGATTAG
- the fliM gene encoding flagellar motor switch protein FliM: MSKILQQDEVDALLRGLSGGEVEAEQDIPDDDSGVVSFDLANQDRIIRGRMPVLEIVNDRFARLATNNLANTMRKRVDINPISIDMSKFGDFMRSLPVPTSLSIFKMDPLRGNAILVVDSRLVFALVESFFGGSGSQPKVEGRDFTPIEQAIVDRVVKIALSNLEDSWRPVHEVHLELVRSEVNPQFAAIVPPSDVVVVITFEVELENAIGSLIVCLPYSTLEPIRSKLHASFQSERLEIDHVWVSRFKERLLETPVDLLVRLGKTKITGRQLLNLEEGDLLLLDTDEEDMLECEVGGVLKYLGSPGRVKANRAFQIAHAIEPKMT, encoded by the coding sequence ATGAGTAAAATTCTCCAACAGGATGAGGTTGATGCTCTATTAAGAGGCCTTTCCGGCGGAGAGGTTGAAGCGGAGCAGGACATACCGGATGATGATTCCGGTGTTGTCTCCTTTGACCTTGCCAATCAGGACCGCATTATCCGCGGTCGTATGCCCGTTCTTGAAATCGTCAATGACCGTTTCGCGCGCTTGGCCACCAACAACCTTGCCAACACCATGCGCAAGAGGGTGGACATCAACCCCATTTCCATCGATATGTCCAAGTTCGGGGACTTCATGCGTTCCCTGCCTGTTCCGACATCGCTTTCCATTTTTAAAATGGACCCGTTGCGCGGTAACGCCATTCTCGTAGTTGACTCCCGTCTGGTATTCGCGCTGGTTGAAAGCTTTTTCGGCGGCTCCGGCTCCCAGCCCAAGGTTGAAGGCCGTGATTTCACGCCCATTGAACAGGCCATTGTAGACCGGGTTGTAAAAATCGCCCTTTCCAACCTTGAAGACTCATGGCGTCCGGTACACGAGGTTCACCTCGAACTGGTCCGCTCAGAGGTCAACCCGCAGTTTGCGGCCATTGTTCCGCCTTCTGACGTTGTTGTGGTCATTACCTTTGAAGTTGAACTGGAAAACGCCATCGGTTCACTCATCGTCTGTCTACCATACTCCACGTTGGAACCAATCCGTTCCAAGCTGCACGCATCCTTCCAGTCTGAACGTCTGGAAATCGACCATGTCTGGGTCAGCCGTTTCAAAGAAAGGTTACTTGAAACTCCGGTAGATCTGCTGGTTCGCCTCGGCAAAACCAAAATAACCGGACGTCAGCTGCTCAATCTCGAAGAAGGCGATCTCCTGCTGCTGGATACAGATGAGGAAGATATGCTCGAATGCGAAGT
- a CDS encoding response regulator yields the protein MSGQTAKNTVLVVENSNTQARIITEHIESITPFDTMVVNSMDELESKLEDNGNDVFIAVLNLNIKGAPDGEAVDYVLSRKIPCIILTSTFDEEIRNRFIEKSVLDYFNKSSREDLEEMVDLIHRIHSNHEIKVVIAEDNSTARKIMQMLLERLNFTVLAGNDGAEALELIKANPDVQLLLTDYEMPNLDGFELVSEVRKTHSRDQMGILGVSAHDSGAITAKFLKRGANDFLKKPFEVEEFSWRVTNNLNELERVRSIKDAYSRDPLTGFSNLNFFLDKGRELFEESTKKGNTPVVAAFSVDDMLEINSQYGWDGGFAAMKKASSLLDQHSLGWLLTARSDWGFYILAEDLEALKRDLGAVKAALASSQIVSGADRFMVSASFTISKESGANLDATVSKAAKVLKDIQGKGVNGFSFA from the coding sequence ATGTCCGGACAGACAGCGAAGAATACTGTTCTTGTGGTTGAAAACAGTAATACTCAGGCAAGAATAATTACCGAACATATAGAATCCATTACACCTTTTGATACCATGGTGGTCAATTCCATGGATGAGCTTGAAAGTAAGCTTGAAGATAATGGTAATGATGTTTTTATCGCAGTCCTGAACTTGAATATCAAAGGGGCCCCTGACGGGGAGGCTGTGGATTACGTTCTTTCCCGTAAAATCCCTTGTATTATCCTCACCTCTACCTTTGATGAAGAGATTCGTAACCGTTTTATTGAGAAAAGTGTGCTGGACTATTTTAATAAATCCAGCCGTGAAGATCTTGAAGAAATGGTCGACCTTATCCACCGCATACATTCCAACCATGAAATCAAGGTGGTAATAGCTGAGGACAACTCTACTGCCCGCAAGATTATGCAGATGTTGCTGGAGCGGCTCAACTTTACTGTGCTGGCCGGAAATGACGGAGCTGAGGCTCTTGAATTGATTAAAGCCAACCCGGATGTGCAATTGCTGCTTACCGACTATGAAATGCCTAATTTGGACGGCTTTGAGCTGGTCAGTGAAGTACGCAAGACCCACAGCCGCGATCAGATGGGAATTCTCGGTGTTTCGGCTCATGATTCCGGGGCCATCACTGCAAAATTTCTCAAACGTGGAGCAAACGATTTTCTCAAAAAGCCCTTTGAAGTTGAAGAATTCTCATGGCGGGTGACCAACAACCTCAACGAACTTGAGAGGGTTCGTTCCATCAAAGACGCTTATAGCCGTGATCCCTTGACCGGTTTTTCCAATCTCAATTTTTTCCTTGATAAGGGCCGTGAGCTTTTTGAAGAATCCACTAAAAAAGGTAATACGCCTGTTGTTGCAGCTTTTAGCGTAGATGACATGCTTGAAATCAACAGCCAATACGGCTGGGACGGCGGTTTTGCGGCTATGAAAAAGGCATCTTCCCTTTTGGACCAACATTCCCTTGGCTGGCTGCTGACCGCACGCAGTGATTGGGGTTTCTATATTCTTGCCGAGGACCTTGAAGCGTTGAAGCGTGATCTTGGTGCGGTCAAAGCGGCTCTTGCCAGCTCGCAGATTGTGTCCGGTGCCGATAGGTTCATGGTCAGCGCATCTTTTACCATCAGCAAAGAGTCCGGTGCAAATCTTGATGCTACCGTGAGCAAGGCCGCAAAGGTTTTGAAGGATATTCAAGGTAAGGGTGTGAATGGATTTAGCTTTGCTTAA
- a CDS encoding ATPase P — MINLDIPGFAKLEIEHLVLDYNGTLALDGNLLPGVGKLIMELSEDVQVHVLTADTIGQCEEELSGLPVTIHIISGSPEDKAKLEYVKTLGIEKCACIGNGRNDMLMLKEAALSIIISGAECMSMKAARAADLVATDISGALGVFTHPVRLLTTLRN; from the coding sequence ATGATTAATCTTGATATACCCGGATTTGCCAAGCTCGAAATCGAGCATCTTGTTCTGGACTACAACGGCACCCTCGCCCTTGACGGCAACCTGCTGCCCGGAGTGGGCAAGCTGATCATGGAGCTGTCCGAAGATGTGCAGGTTCACGTGCTCACTGCCGACACCATAGGCCAGTGCGAAGAAGAACTTTCCGGCCTGCCCGTGACCATCCACATCATCAGCGGCAGCCCGGAAGACAAGGCCAAGCTTGAATATGTAAAAACACTCGGCATTGAAAAATGCGCCTGCATCGGCAACGGACGCAACGACATGCTCATGCTCAAAGAAGCCGCCCTGAGCATCATCATCTCCGGGGCCGAATGCATGTCCATGAAAGCCGCACGAGCCGCCGACCTAGTAGCAACCGACATTTCTGGAGCACTTGGAGTTTTTACACACCCTGTACGCTTGCTTACTACTCTGCGGAATTAA
- a CDS encoding transcriptional regulator, translating into MEDYLKEALEIVKAQASVRTMSEEEMTSMVRKLSAGIQAIAENSLPAQEEAPACEPKKSIKEKSIVCCECGKSFKIITKKHLASHGLTPDEYREKYGMKKKTPLVCKSLQRERRKKMKEMKLWTKRGK; encoded by the coding sequence GTGGAAGATTATCTGAAAGAAGCTTTGGAAATAGTCAAAGCACAGGCAAGCGTAAGAACCATGAGTGAAGAAGAGATGACTTCCATGGTCCGCAAACTGTCTGCCGGAATTCAGGCTATTGCCGAAAACTCCCTCCCCGCGCAGGAAGAAGCTCCCGCATGCGAGCCCAAGAAATCCATCAAGGAAAAATCCATTGTTTGCTGCGAATGCGGAAAATCCTTCAAGATCATCACCAAGAAGCACCTTGCTTCCCACGGTCTGACCCCTGATGAATACCGCGAAAAATACGGCATGAAGAAAAAGACCCCTCTGGTCTGCAAATCTTTGCAGCGTGAACGCCGTAAGAAAATGAAAGAAATGAAGCTCTGGACCAAGCGCGGTAAATAG
- a CDS encoding N-acetylmuramoyl-L-alanine amidase, which yields MRKFFIPNLIMALFLAGLLVSVIPASAFGASIKDDFTIAWKQFHALSKNKKKAQYRSEWEKVGKKFRNVFKRSTRGQYAPKSLYYLGRTYEELGNRSGMKKDFRTSVDYYGRMISNFPSHQWTDDSIYRRAEIRLRKLHEKDLAYSDYLTIVHRYAKSDMYSKARKRLDSMDRKGISGKKTKHKKPSGTIIPAKKASSKSSRKSSSKAKLLSVRYTSSDSYTRVVLDLDEEVRYRYQILNPNQSVNRPHRLYIDLENTVLGNGVHKATHVEDGILKDIRSAQRDPRTTRVVLDFNAMQDYKIFPLENPFRLVVDVQAPEEGKVVENKSPVRHSTRKNSKPQKYTPPANSKKMAGELLEQLGLTFKTIMLDPGHGGKDPGASANGLKEKTINLRFAKILAAKLKKAGFTVMYTRTKDKFIPLEERTAMANIKKADMFISIHCNAHRSSRINGIETYTLNLARNRNAVRVAARENAVSAKRISDLQVILTDLMLNSKMKESKDLAKSIHTGSLKNIRRKWSVKDQGVREAPFYVLMGAKMPSVLIELGYLTNRTEAKRLKTDRYLSYIADGIVKGVLEYKKQIERYASL from the coding sequence ATGCGCAAATTTTTTATTCCAAATCTGATCATGGCCCTTTTCCTTGCAGGACTGCTTGTTTCAGTCATACCTGCCAGCGCATTCGGGGCGAGCATAAAAGACGATTTCACCATTGCCTGGAAACAATTCCATGCACTTTCCAAAAACAAGAAAAAAGCCCAATACCGTTCTGAATGGGAAAAAGTGGGCAAAAAATTTCGCAATGTTTTCAAAAGGTCCACCCGCGGTCAATACGCGCCTAAATCCCTCTACTATCTGGGAAGGACTTACGAGGAATTAGGCAACCGCAGCGGCATGAAAAAAGATTTCCGCACCTCGGTAGATTACTACGGGCGCATGATTTCAAACTTTCCCTCCCATCAATGGACGGATGACAGTATCTACCGCAGGGCCGAGATCAGGCTGCGCAAACTACATGAAAAAGACCTTGCTTATTCCGACTACCTGACCATCGTACACCGCTATGCCAAGTCGGACATGTACTCCAAAGCCCGCAAACGGCTGGATTCCATGGATCGAAAGGGCATTTCAGGTAAAAAAACAAAGCATAAAAAGCCTTCGGGAACCATCATTCCAGCCAAGAAGGCATCCAGTAAAAGCAGTAGGAAATCCTCCAGTAAGGCCAAGCTTCTCTCAGTACGTTATACCAGCAGTGACAGCTACACCCGCGTAGTGCTGGATCTCGACGAAGAGGTGCGCTACCGCTATCAGATCCTGAATCCGAACCAGAGTGTGAACCGCCCGCACAGGCTGTATATCGACCTTGAAAACACCGTGCTTGGCAACGGCGTGCACAAAGCAACTCATGTTGAAGACGGTATTCTCAAGGACATTCGCTCCGCCCAGCGCGACCCCCGGACCACCCGCGTGGTGCTCGATTTCAATGCCATGCAGGATTACAAAATTTTTCCGCTGGAAAACCCCTTCAGGCTAGTCGTTGATGTTCAGGCTCCTGAAGAAGGCAAAGTCGTCGAGAACAAAAGTCCGGTCCGCCATTCCACACGCAAGAACTCCAAACCGCAAAAATATACACCTCCGGCAAACAGCAAAAAAATGGCCGGAGAACTGCTTGAACAGCTGGGACTGACCTTTAAAACCATCATGCTCGATCCCGGTCATGGCGGTAAGGACCCCGGTGCATCCGCCAACGGACTGAAAGAAAAAACTATCAACCTGCGTTTTGCAAAAATACTTGCGGCAAAGCTCAAAAAAGCCGGGTTCACAGTCATGTACACCCGGACCAAAGACAAATTTATCCCTCTTGAAGAAAGAACCGCTATGGCCAACATCAAGAAGGCTGATATGTTCATTTCCATCCACTGCAACGCGCACCGCAGTTCAAGAATCAACGGTATTGAAACCTACACCTTGAACCTTGCCCGCAACCGGAATGCGGTCCGTGTAGCAGCTCGAGAAAACGCTGTCTCCGCCAAGAGAATCAGCGACTTACAGGTCATCCTTACCGATTTGATGCTCAATTCCAAAATGAAGGAAAGCAAGGATCTGGCTAAGAGCATCCATACCGGATCATTGAAAAATATCCGCCGCAAATGGTCAGTAAAAGATCAGGGAGTGCGCGAAGCTCCTTTCTACGTACTCATGGGTGCCAAGATGCCTTCCGTGCTTATCGAACTGGGTTATCTGACCAACCGCACTGAAGCAAAACGCCTTAAAACAGACCGCTATCTTTCATATATTGCCGACGGCATCGTAAAAGGTGTCTTGGAATACAAGAAACAGATAGAAAGATACGCCAGCCTTTAA
- a CDS encoding DUF202 domain-containing protein, with protein MAGHDKESLDNNELARMRTLLANERTFLAWCRTALGLFGFGFVIEKARLYMEKMLPGTPARMLSEMNFLGIFIIISGMVILTSAAFRFYRFEKSVGSRVRWTTPYPEMLVTVAVGVILIVSSVAGRMFF; from the coding sequence ATGGCAGGACATGACAAGGAATCGCTGGACAATAACGAACTTGCCAGAATGCGTACTTTGCTGGCTAATGAACGGACATTTCTGGCCTGGTGCCGGACCGCACTGGGTTTGTTTGGCTTCGGTTTTGTAATCGAGAAGGCCAGATTATACATGGAAAAAATGTTGCCCGGGACCCCGGCGAGAATGCTGAGTGAGATGAATTTTCTTGGCATTTTCATCATTATTTCGGGGATGGTTATCCTGACCAGCGCGGCTTTTCGTTTTTATCGTTTTGAAAAAAGTGTTGGCTCAAGGGTCCGCTGGACTACCCCGTATCCTGAAATGCTGGTTACCGTGGCTGTGGGAGTAATCCTTATTGTCAGCTCTGTCGCTGGTAGAATGTTTTTTTAA
- a CDS encoding peptidase M15 has product MNRRTFLKSICQVSASAWLCGFSSYADAQEMARTVEEKDLKDYLHRMANFDKPQPGDIVLNKKELLLLKSSLNRLRRVQRTVGFGNFCVLSFDDTLKFARNYSSIGRFTQQELTFLDSTFHFDAHDYGFFGEKPVDKLTVSISRKELIKIPRTGNFLYRGDPHKKYLKIRKELGSKVYLTSGVRGVVKQFTLFLSKTESTGGNLSLASRSLAPPGYSYHAVGDFDVGEKGLGAANFSARFAETGTCVKLREHGYLQLRYPENNLLGVRFEPWHIKV; this is encoded by the coding sequence ATGAACAGAAGAACATTCCTGAAATCCATATGCCAAGTCTCCGCCTCCGCATGGCTGTGCGGATTCTCCAGCTATGCCGATGCGCAGGAAATGGCCCGAACAGTGGAAGAAAAGGATCTCAAGGATTACCTGCACCGCATGGCTAACTTCGACAAGCCGCAGCCCGGAGATATTGTTCTCAATAAAAAAGAACTCCTCCTGCTCAAATCATCACTAAACAGACTGCGCCGAGTACAGCGCACTGTCGGCTTCGGTAATTTTTGCGTACTCAGCTTTGATGATACCCTGAAATTTGCACGCAATTATTCTTCCATCGGCAGATTTACCCAGCAGGAGCTTACATTTCTGGACAGCACCTTCCACTTTGACGCCCATGATTACGGTTTTTTCGGGGAAAAGCCCGTGGACAAGCTGACTGTTTCCATCTCCCGCAAGGAACTGATCAAAATCCCGCGCACCGGAAATTTTCTCTACCGGGGCGACCCGCATAAAAAATATCTCAAAATCCGCAAGGAGCTGGGCAGCAAAGTATATCTGACCTCCGGGGTACGCGGCGTGGTCAAACAGTTTACACTTTTTCTTTCCAAGACGGAGTCCACTGGCGGCAACCTATCACTGGCTTCGCGTTCATTGGCCCCTCCGGGCTACTCCTACCACGCGGTAGGTGATTTTGATGTGGGTGAAAAAGGGCTTGGAGCCGCTAATTTCAGTGCCCGTTTCGCCGAGACAGGAACCTGCGTCAAACTACGCGAGCACGGCTATCTGCAACTGCGCTACCCGGAAAACAACCTGCTCGGAGTACGCTTTGAACCTTGGCATATTAAAGTTTAG